The following are encoded together in the Halorubrum lacusprofundi ATCC 49239 genome:
- a CDS encoding antitoxin VapB family protein, whose translation MQMSKSIRLSDEAYERLKAHKEEEETFTDVVLRLAGEHSLLELAGILDDEEAASMKDAIAERRERRHSELEGVADEMQGV comes from the coding sequence ATGCAAATGTCGAAAAGTATCCGGCTCTCTGACGAAGCTTACGAACGCCTGAAAGCCCACAAAGAGGAGGAAGAGACGTTCACAGATGTCGTTCTCCGGCTCGCAGGAGAGCACTCACTCCTCGAATTGGCCGGTATTCTCGATGACGAGGAAGCTGCTAGTATGAAAGATGCTATCGCGGAGCGACGGGAACGTCGCCACAGCGAATTAGAAGGGGTTGCCGACGAGATGCAGGGTGTGTAG
- the cas2 gene encoding CRISPR-associated endonuclease Cas2, whose product MRLAIAYDVSEDSNRRQVYRTLQRYGAWRQYSVFEVDVTKTDRVELEDELESHIEPSDGDRIRIYRLCQSCQDNTTDLGSDPPGEQSNVL is encoded by the coding sequence ATGCGCTTGGCAATAGCCTACGATGTGAGTGAGGATTCGAACCGCAGGCAAGTATATCGAACGCTCCAGAGGTATGGGGCATGGCGGCAGTACAGTGTCTTCGAGGTCGACGTGACTAAGACAGATCGCGTTGAGCTTGAAGATGAACTCGAATCTCACATCGAGCCATCGGACGGTGATCGAATTCGTATTTATCGGCTCTGTCAGTCCTGCCAAGACAATACAACCGATCTCGGGTCCGATCCCCCCGGCGAACAATCGAACGTTCTCTGA
- the cas10d gene encoding type I-D CRISPR-associated protein Cas10d/Csc3, translating into MSKQDNDQQQDLTEFGGGSAETGTNESNSESTAGVESFSPELFEDPDGAFAPDETETDDQAALNEVFKEYLSEIDGKLVEAGWLFLPNKSIEYGKVDQSMLNHTRNLVFFLHRLATQAETAGLPPISPNELRDLIALAVIHDYHKLREEDENRVKRFDITLIELEPFIDEIGLQEFSEEPSVEDSELTIRDFRSCTVDHHATDNAKSTNVTLKWKDYRPLIRLADGMASSTTPEMAANSRAQEQFSKCFPAVDVELTYHRTDHVSGIFTNLLNAAVSDYLKEEFGYTLLTIYQDGCVYIAPTDGSQPELTDEFIADITDGVSKNISESHPSYKDLDQLQSNFSIVGAQGLYSLNPPDFFYVGATKMLRAVVRKGIADGDSNSYPSDTALESMEQLESALSQSFNKTEQQYGLARFVNTVKGDFVKPILDNNSTAEDLIQATVDVFGLPETLGEKLTNLPEEVSAELTSGGKWEYSYAIADGLLEEYGTGPAIPAAEDEIVAMLESKLAMLAGDESDWWQVVRDEHAGTIKQEVQAFVGENLRVGAGEIAMTASTVDTFDEYVKKSRGKTCTLCSRGVAAGGNLGPMKSSKSLTTLQSGFSNREMIGGTKRDNLLLCSTCRIEFSLRETAARRRSDGRLFFHLVPDYFYTPFSWQLYSRLINRFTGENRVRISRLAEAIYDLESPAEFASVMDELTQPEGNGRTMIESLSQEFDQNKQFGAQTVSYFKNPDNDTEFQFFGGFLALTISAYTGMRVSMSASPIPEMRSRDFQEFAKIDSGFTQVSNFYGETVPLSELQGRLQAAASLIKLGHALQGSSRNDSLFAKYLRVTRNELLPGSHLLKRAAQSSSEGPYIPALMRYAVTLDEQAGIKQFGSNMSDTPHSRITQLADLAYDAIRPASGHGRKPHRVERVFRESIKAVSKTGDQLSRDDYVMLVSGRLQKMLDRQAGDSVYPVSAEDSNAGTSLQDRIEEYAGFFVDEILYGIANGRPSQLKRLENNLSDGFFGATLRAESEYYDARDEESQDDDADDNRSNQ; encoded by the coding sequence ATGAGTAAGCAAGACAACGATCAACAGCAGGATCTTACTGAGTTCGGTGGCGGATCAGCGGAGACAGGAACGAATGAGTCGAATAGTGAGTCGACAGCAGGCGTTGAATCGTTCTCGCCGGAACTCTTTGAAGATCCAGACGGAGCATTCGCCCCTGATGAAACTGAGACAGATGACCAAGCTGCACTCAATGAAGTATTTAAAGAATATTTATCAGAGATAGACGGTAAACTTGTTGAGGCGGGTTGGCTGTTCCTGCCGAACAAGAGTATCGAATACGGGAAAGTCGACCAGTCGATGCTCAACCACACGCGGAATCTCGTATTCTTCCTTCATCGCTTGGCAACGCAGGCCGAAACAGCAGGACTACCACCAATCTCACCGAACGAACTGCGTGATTTGATTGCACTCGCAGTTATTCACGATTATCACAAACTCCGAGAGGAAGATGAAAACAGGGTAAAGAGGTTTGATATTACGCTCATAGAACTGGAGCCTTTCATTGATGAGATCGGTCTTCAGGAGTTCAGTGAAGAACCGTCTGTTGAAGACTCAGAGCTAACGATACGTGATTTTCGGTCGTGTACCGTTGATCACCATGCAACTGATAATGCGAAGTCGACAAACGTCACCCTCAAATGGAAAGACTACCGTCCACTCATCCGTCTCGCAGATGGCATGGCGTCGTCGACAACGCCTGAAATGGCGGCCAATTCGCGGGCACAAGAACAGTTCAGTAAGTGCTTCCCTGCTGTTGATGTTGAACTCACATATCATAGAACAGACCACGTAAGCGGCATCTTCACGAATCTACTCAATGCAGCCGTGAGTGACTATCTCAAAGAAGAGTTCGGATACACACTACTCACGATCTATCAAGACGGCTGTGTCTATATTGCTCCAACCGACGGAAGCCAGCCGGAACTCACAGACGAGTTCATTGCGGACATTACTGATGGCGTCAGTAAGAATATTAGCGAATCGCACCCATCATACAAAGATCTTGACCAACTTCAATCGAATTTCTCAATTGTAGGTGCTCAAGGACTGTACAGTCTCAATCCACCAGATTTCTTTTATGTTGGTGCAACGAAGATGCTCCGAGCAGTTGTCAGGAAGGGTATTGCTGATGGCGATTCCAACAGTTATCCGAGCGATACTGCACTTGAATCAATGGAGCAGTTAGAATCTGCTCTTAGTCAGTCATTCAACAAGACTGAGCAACAGTATGGGCTCGCACGGTTCGTGAATACTGTAAAAGGTGACTTTGTTAAACCGATTCTCGATAATAATTCGACAGCTGAAGACCTGATTCAAGCCACAGTCGACGTGTTTGGACTTCCTGAAACACTCGGTGAGAAACTCACAAACCTGCCGGAAGAAGTTTCGGCGGAGCTTACAAGCGGTGGCAAATGGGAGTACTCGTACGCAATTGCAGATGGACTCTTGGAGGAGTACGGTACAGGTCCCGCGATACCTGCTGCTGAAGACGAGATCGTTGCGATGCTCGAATCAAAATTAGCAATGCTCGCTGGTGACGAGTCCGACTGGTGGCAGGTAGTCAGAGACGAGCACGCAGGAACGATCAAACAGGAGGTTCAGGCGTTTGTTGGCGAAAACCTTCGGGTCGGTGCTGGTGAGATTGCCATGACAGCATCAACGGTCGACACGTTCGACGAATACGTAAAGAAATCCCGAGGGAAAACCTGCACACTCTGTAGTCGCGGCGTTGCTGCGGGTGGCAACTTAGGGCCAATGAAATCATCAAAGTCACTGACTACGTTGCAGAGTGGTTTCTCAAACCGAGAGATGATTGGTGGGACGAAACGTGATAACTTGCTCTTGTGTTCGACCTGCCGTATCGAGTTCTCACTTCGTGAAACGGCAGCTCGTCGCCGAAGCGATGGACGGCTTTTTTTCCATCTCGTCCCGGACTATTTTTATACACCATTCTCATGGCAGCTCTACTCACGGCTTATCAACCGGTTTACTGGTGAGAACCGTGTTCGAATTAGTCGGCTTGCTGAGGCGATCTATGATCTTGAATCGCCAGCTGAGTTTGCCTCGGTGATGGACGAGCTCACGCAGCCCGAAGGCAATGGACGGACAATGATTGAATCACTTTCACAAGAATTCGATCAAAACAAACAGTTCGGTGCCCAGACAGTCAGCTACTTCAAGAATCCGGATAACGATACGGAGTTCCAGTTCTTCGGTGGCTTTCTGGCGTTGACTATCAGTGCGTATACTGGGATGCGTGTGTCGATGAGTGCATCACCTATTCCGGAGATGCGTTCACGAGACTTCCAAGAGTTCGCAAAGATCGACAGTGGATTCACACAGGTCTCGAACTTCTACGGCGAGACTGTGCCACTGTCAGAACTACAGGGTCGACTCCAAGCAGCGGCATCGCTGATCAAGTTAGGCCATGCCCTGCAGGGTAGTTCTCGGAACGACTCACTGTTCGCAAAGTACCTTCGGGTGACGCGAAACGAGCTGCTTCCGGGGTCGCACCTGCTCAAGCGTGCTGCCCAGTCCTCAAGTGAGGGGCCGTATATTCCCGCCCTGATGAGGTACGCAGTCACGCTCGACGAACAGGCCGGTATCAAACAGTTCGGATCAAACATGAGTGACACACCACACAGCCGCATTACACAGCTCGCAGACCTCGCATACGACGCTATTCGTCCCGCAAGTGGACATGGGCGCAAACCCCACCGCGTCGAACGCGTGTTCCGTGAGAGTATCAAGGCGGTCTCGAAAACAGGCGACCAGTTGAGTCGAGACGATTACGTGATGCTCGTCTCGGGACGACTCCAGAAAATGCTCGACAGACAAGCCGGAGATTCGGTGTATCCAGTGAGTGCAGAAGACTCAAACGCTGGCACATCACTTCAGGACCGTATCGAGGAGTATGCTGGCTTCTTCGTAGATGAGATACTCTATGGGATAGCCAACGGTCGACCATCACAGCTGAAACGGCTCGAAAATAACCTTTCTGACGGCTTTTTCGGTGCGACACTCCGTGCAGAGTCGGAGTACTACGACGCACGTGACGAGGAAAGCCAAGACGACGATGCAGACGACAATAGGAGCAATCAATGA
- a CDS encoding tyrosine-type recombinase/integrase: MAQNIDSKVRAKVWLTLDQVDALRSACYSTGADYLQQRNEAIIALMYDTGLRVGELVAIDVDMLREGNTALYLPTEIQKDYPNDNEPAPATLELASDVTRLLSSYLNSRWKDSPALFPSRSSDRITTQGVRNAVSKVAEEAGVEPYLLDGTRGEPGDVTPHALRHSVAYRMMNAEDGNTLYDVRNRLRHRSIQTTEQVYDHMIRV, from the coding sequence ATGGCTCAGAATATAGATTCCAAAGTTCGAGCAAAGGTATGGCTCACACTTGACCAAGTCGACGCACTCCGGTCGGCGTGCTACTCAACCGGTGCCGACTACCTGCAGCAGCGTAACGAGGCGATCATCGCGCTCATGTACGATACCGGGCTCCGGGTCGGCGAGTTGGTGGCCATCGACGTCGATATGCTCAGGGAGGGCAACACGGCTCTCTACCTACCGACAGAGATCCAGAAGGACTACCCCAACGACAACGAGCCCGCACCGGCGACGTTGGAGCTCGCCTCAGATGTGACACGGCTGCTGTCGTCGTATCTCAACAGCCGCTGGAAAGACTCACCCGCACTGTTCCCTTCGCGGTCGAGCGACCGGATCACCACTCAGGGCGTCCGGAACGCGGTCTCGAAGGTCGCCGAAGAGGCAGGCGTCGAGCCATACCTTCTCGACGGCACTCGCGGCGAGCCGGGCGACGTGACGCCCCATGCACTCCGCCACAGTGTTGCCTATCGCATGATGAACGCCGAGGATGGTAACACGTTGTACGACGTGAGGAATCGTCTTCGGCACCGCAGCATCCAGACAACTGAGCAAGTGTACGATCACATGATCCGAGTATGA
- the cas4 gene encoding CRISPR-associated protein Cas4, with the protein MSTPQTIGQRDTLVPVSALNEFVYCPRRFYYQHYHDEMGTPYELIDGRSKHEKQSQRGGWITERYFRATELDLHGKIDLIESGGDVLTPVERKRAESGQYFPSDEVQLAGYCMLLEAAIEEPVNVGYIYLYETDERYAIQITESHRETVHKIIDKIRSMSVDSIPPLTDNPKKCEACSAREYCMPEETAILEPEKAQGTGWEGEV; encoded by the coding sequence TTGAGCACACCACAGACAATCGGACAGCGTGATACACTCGTACCTGTGAGCGCATTAAACGAGTTTGTCTACTGTCCACGCCGATTTTATTATCAGCACTACCACGACGAGATGGGAACACCATACGAGCTTATAGATGGGCGATCAAAACACGAAAAGCAGTCTCAAAGAGGGGGATGGATCACCGAGAGATATTTCAGAGCAACCGAACTCGATCTCCACGGAAAAATTGATTTGATCGAATCGGGTGGGGATGTACTCACACCAGTAGAGCGGAAGCGTGCCGAAAGCGGACAGTATTTCCCAAGTGACGAGGTGCAGCTTGCGGGCTACTGTATGTTACTTGAAGCCGCAATCGAGGAGCCAGTTAATGTCGGCTATATTTATTTGTATGAAACTGATGAGCGGTACGCGATCCAAATCACAGAGAGCCATCGAGAAACGGTACACAAGATCATCGATAAAATCCGATCAATGTCAGTCGACTCAATCCCTCCACTCACGGACAACCCAAAGAAGTGTGAAGCCTGCTCAGCACGGGAGTATTGCATGCCCGAGGAGACAGCCATCCTGGAGCCCGAGAAAGCCCAGGGTACGGGCTGGGAGGGCGAGGTATGA
- a CDS encoding type II toxin-antitoxin system VapC family toxin: MNSDEGAISKARELEENLIQQRLSSMTLFELFYGIARSNQSDAEREKVETVLSSKPVHPADTAVMRKAGRLSGQLVNEGNTVDDGDVIIAATADVVDEPVLTRNLKDFERLDVETETY, translated from the coding sequence ATGAATAGCGATGAGGGAGCGATCTCGAAAGCCCGTGAGCTCGAAGAGAACCTCATCCAGCAACGGCTGTCCTCGATGACACTGTTTGAACTCTTTTACGGGATTGCGCGGTCGAACCAGTCGGATGCAGAACGTGAGAAAGTCGAGACTGTGCTTTCCTCAAAACCCGTTCACCCAGCCGATACCGCAGTTATGCGGAAGGCCGGTCGACTGTCGGGACAACTCGTAAATGAAGGGAATACCGTCGATGACGGTGACGTGATCATTGCTGCAACAGCTGACGTAGTTGACGAGCCTGTACTGACCCGTAATCTGAAGGATTTCGAACGGCTAGATGTTGAGACAGAAACCTACTAG
- the cas5d gene encoding type I-D CRISPR-associated protein Cas5/Csc1, with protein MQVIEATLTTHGKVGFASREVGRMTDTDSCILNTALHYALDLAGGRYVDVSHQPTYIEDTAEIVNDVYVSPAAPARIERNESIKTEYITTNRNARSDTYATPNYPAADDPTGKSKKNLPTFERERALAPENVFRFYVFPYGRDATEVVSQLPSYIRLGKKRGKGHVRYRIVDGARRSGEFTLGHPLSVYDHETTPTGGVVMKQMQPTPVWFEAEFDTEYYAIEPPFRNQSRVCYPADAKFLATKRNDV; from the coding sequence ATGCAAGTCATCGAAGCAACGCTTACCACACACGGGAAAGTCGGCTTCGCCTCGCGTGAAGTCGGCCGAATGACGGATACGGACTCCTGTATCCTGAATACGGCGCTCCACTACGCACTCGATCTTGCTGGTGGTCGCTACGTCGACGTCAGTCATCAGCCAACATACATCGAAGACACTGCTGAGATAGTAAATGACGTATACGTCAGCCCTGCGGCACCTGCTCGTATCGAGCGAAATGAGTCGATAAAAACGGAGTACATCACGACGAATCGGAATGCTCGGAGTGACACGTACGCGACACCAAATTACCCCGCAGCGGATGATCCGACTGGAAAATCAAAAAAGAATCTTCCCACGTTCGAACGAGAGCGGGCACTCGCCCCTGAAAACGTGTTTCGGTTCTATGTGTTCCCGTATGGTCGGGACGCAACCGAAGTCGTATCGCAGCTTCCGTCGTATATTCGCTTGGGGAAAAAGCGCGGGAAAGGACATGTTCGCTACCGGATCGTCGACGGAGCGCGTCGTTCCGGAGAGTTCACGCTAGGACATCCACTCAGTGTCTACGATCACGAAACGACACCTACCGGCGGTGTTGTAATGAAGCAGATGCAGCCGACGCCAGTCTGGTTCGAAGCCGAGTTCGATACGGAGTATTATGCGATTGAACCGCCGTTCCGAAATCAATCACGCGTCTGTTATCCTGCTGATGCAAAATTCTTAGCCACAAAACGGAACGATGTCTGA
- the cas7d gene encoding type I-D CRISPR-associated protein Cas7/Csc2 yields MISDTLTAALEDGTVSMDEMTNTPGTNYTTILVLRELESHAVFTTNGQDADIASLSVVGDDSSIEYSPGLMFMRKQTGSDRRMGKAIQRELLKYDRPDSMEVNDMNPKSVESALYGSAASGDDDVDIGVTSRVMYDTAFTVRDASACIDEKFQNAPGEGYAKGSRSTIREPDFFEPGTLFPCAITLRDATPAEVAFVAAITKRNKRYGAATTRLGRVKNHILGVYTGSEEGPSNRELTANVITSFAADGEQTLSDVVQAPALDVAHACEYVKNAYDAACENEIAQEPVDEETVSELLSLAADDELQAVLETQQPRSEAFIDGAIDTDGN; encoded by the coding sequence ATGATCTCAGACACACTCACCGCAGCACTAGAAGACGGCACAGTTTCGATGGACGAAATGACGAACACCCCTGGAACCAATTATACAACGATCCTCGTTCTCCGTGAATTGGAGAGCCACGCAGTGTTTACGACGAACGGACAGGACGCGGATATTGCGTCGCTATCCGTCGTTGGTGATGATTCGAGTATCGAGTACTCGCCGGGACTCATGTTTATGCGGAAACAGACCGGAAGCGACCGGCGGATGGGGAAAGCAATCCAGCGAGAGTTACTGAAGTACGACCGTCCGGATTCGATGGAGGTCAACGATATGAACCCCAAATCGGTTGAATCAGCACTCTACGGGAGTGCAGCCAGCGGTGACGACGATGTCGACATTGGCGTCACCTCTCGGGTGATGTATGATACGGCGTTCACCGTTCGAGATGCTAGTGCGTGTATCGACGAGAAGTTCCAGAACGCGCCCGGTGAGGGGTATGCGAAAGGATCACGTTCAACGATCCGTGAGCCGGACTTCTTCGAACCTGGAACGCTGTTCCCGTGTGCAATCACCCTTCGAGATGCGACTCCGGCTGAAGTCGCGTTTGTCGCCGCTATCACGAAACGAAACAAGCGCTACGGAGCCGCAACAACGCGACTTGGCCGTGTGAAAAACCACATTCTCGGAGTGTACACCGGCTCTGAGGAAGGGCCATCAAACCGAGAACTGACGGCCAACGTTATCACATCGTTTGCCGCGGACGGCGAACAGACGCTCAGTGATGTGGTTCAGGCACCAGCACTTGACGTTGCGCACGCCTGTGAGTACGTCAAAAATGCCTACGATGCAGCCTGCGAGAACGAGATTGCACAAGAGCCAGTCGATGAAGAGACGGTCAGCGAACTGCTGTCGCTGGCGGCTGACGATGAGCTACAGGCAGTTCTCGAAACACAACAGCCACGTTCAGAGGCGTTCATCGATGGTGCAATCGATACTGACGGAAACTAA
- the cas1 gene encoding CRISPR-associated endonuclease Cas1, producing MKATEGMFDESVVYVTKQGSQVGTEGGRITVWDVDGDEGELASFPTEKLDTINVFGGVNFSTPFVAEANRHGIILNYFTQNGKYRGSFVPEKNTIAEVRRAQYDLDETAEIDIAADMIAAKIRNARTLLSRKGVHGTELLKDLGVRATTVATKDGLRGVEGEAAERYFNRLDETLTDGWTFEKRTKRPPEDHINSLLSLTYVFMKNEVLSALRQYNLDPFLGVLHADRHGRPSLALDLQEEFRPIFCDAFVTRLVNRGVITHDEFTQDNHLADDAFQTYCSKFDEFMQEEFTHPYFEYTVTRRKAVRQQAILLRKAITGELDEYHALTFSK from the coding sequence ATGAAAGCCACCGAAGGGATGTTCGACGAGTCAGTGGTCTACGTCACCAAGCAAGGAAGCCAGGTTGGCACCGAGGGCGGTCGAATCACCGTCTGGGATGTCGACGGCGACGAGGGTGAGTTAGCCTCGTTCCCGACCGAGAAGCTCGATACGATCAACGTCTTCGGCGGGGTGAACTTCTCGACACCGTTCGTCGCCGAGGCCAACCGTCACGGGATCATTCTGAACTACTTCACCCAGAATGGAAAGTATCGGGGGAGCTTCGTACCTGAAAAGAACACCATCGCGGAGGTCCGGCGAGCCCAGTATGACCTCGACGAGACTGCGGAGATCGACATCGCGGCAGATATGATCGCCGCCAAGATCCGAAACGCTCGGACGCTGCTCTCGCGGAAGGGCGTCCACGGGACGGAGCTGCTCAAGGATCTCGGTGTGCGGGCGACGACAGTAGCTACGAAGGACGGCCTCCGTGGTGTTGAAGGAGAAGCCGCCGAGCGCTACTTCAACCGTCTCGATGAGACACTCACCGATGGCTGGACCTTCGAGAAGCGGACCAAGCGACCGCCAGAGGACCACATTAACTCATTGCTATCACTGACCTACGTGTTTATGAAAAACGAAGTGCTGAGCGCGTTACGGCAGTACAATCTTGATCCATTCTTGGGTGTGCTACATGCGGATCGGCATGGCCGACCCTCGCTGGCACTCGATCTCCAGGAGGAGTTCAGACCGATCTTCTGTGATGCGTTCGTGACACGGTTGGTTAATCGCGGTGTCATCACCCACGATGAGTTCACTCAGGACAATCATTTGGCCGACGATGCATTTCAGACCTACTGCTCAAAGTTCGACGAGTTCATGCAAGAGGAGTTCACCCATCCGTACTTTGAGTACACTGTGACTCGGCGTAAGGCAGTGCGACAGCAGGCGATTCTCTTACGGAAAGCAATCACTGGCGAGTTGGATGAATATCATGCGCTAACTTTTTCAAAATGA
- the cas3 gene encoding type I-D CRISPR-associated helicase Cas3' gives MSEHDPVSFQLAGLGLRMYPGEYPVDEVIPHKHQWALHDALTDRLPGLFVDDAPTGAGKTLAWLAPVVSEGLQTVAVYPTNALIEDQVRNIDEKLEDVEGGNNVRLLAVTSETLQNEHAEQFPSANTNGERLRDLLKVAFDSRETVILLTNPDIFVLLRREIYRERIDAISRFEVAVVDEFHRATRKERNTMLFLLDEMYETNEAICRLNHLVFLSATPEKELERQFEEAMGVPYYRVSEVNWRETPLPEVPDTEESVIAFAPNELPSNYRAVLPPVDLTITPAPTFEAATAILDSEDVLHDRLRDGRTVMMLDGVHEVDQVYNSLAQSDLNGAVRIDGFHRENVREKLDTFETLVSNSAVEVGVDFDTEQIIFSGHDAASFFQRLGRLRTRPNRSAAYAYVPPYLLDALNSMANKYTGQWIDRATFEEYVSSGYIDASTPGSFDWRYSAVEAYDHVEKRAKSAPSDDQPAIRETGWKRIERHFFHNHEKELTEADLKRLYGVAGTPLLDSLQTYRGDSIQTVVYNNQSQTLQTYSIPHLLRHGDVSFHSKDEFLSILPEQLHNQVSRLEPYSSGYCLYQGGYEDETDTTDEEQLTGRLVTYKATGELYSLLSDVSRDIRTPKVCTGLEIETEPSVSGLDLLKGGLSDTEVLCYPLEGHVSQIQNQYSLGPFGFIYPLYYTEGDAAVAFSHDALYLHCRVQDRIEAESNTIDEVLDF, from the coding sequence ATGTCTGAGCACGATCCAGTTTCGTTTCAGCTTGCAGGGCTTGGTCTGCGAATGTACCCCGGAGAGTACCCTGTGGATGAGGTTATCCCTCATAAACATCAGTGGGCACTGCATGATGCACTCACAGACCGTCTTCCAGGACTGTTTGTAGACGATGCGCCGACAGGAGCCGGTAAAACGCTGGCATGGCTCGCTCCCGTCGTCTCCGAGGGACTCCAGACAGTAGCAGTATACCCGACGAACGCGCTTATTGAAGATCAGGTCCGGAATATCGACGAGAAACTCGAAGATGTTGAGGGAGGAAATAATGTCCGTCTCCTTGCTGTGACTAGTGAAACGCTCCAGAACGAACACGCCGAGCAGTTCCCATCGGCTAACACAAACGGTGAACGGCTTCGAGACCTCCTCAAAGTAGCATTCGACAGCCGTGAGACGGTTATCCTTCTCACGAACCCAGACATATTTGTCCTGCTTCGTCGAGAAATCTATCGGGAGAGAATCGATGCGATCTCTCGGTTTGAGGTGGCTGTTGTTGATGAGTTCCATCGAGCAACACGAAAAGAGCGAAACACGATGCTCTTTCTGCTCGATGAGATGTACGAGACTAATGAAGCGATCTGTCGACTTAATCATCTCGTATTTCTCAGTGCAACTCCTGAGAAAGAACTCGAACGCCAGTTTGAGGAGGCAATGGGTGTGCCGTATTATCGAGTCAGTGAAGTAAACTGGCGAGAGACGCCACTACCCGAAGTTCCTGATACTGAGGAGTCTGTGATTGCATTCGCTCCTAATGAACTCCCATCGAACTATCGGGCAGTCCTGCCACCAGTTGATCTGACAATCACACCAGCACCGACCTTTGAGGCTGCAACAGCGATCCTTGACTCGGAAGACGTGTTGCATGATCGATTGCGGGACGGCAGGACAGTGATGATGCTTGATGGGGTTCACGAGGTTGATCAAGTATATAATTCGTTGGCTCAATCAGACCTCAATGGGGCCGTTCGAATCGATGGGTTTCACCGGGAAAACGTGCGTGAGAAACTCGATACGTTCGAGACGTTAGTGAGTAATTCTGCGGTTGAGGTCGGTGTCGACTTCGATACAGAGCAAATCATCTTCTCAGGTCACGATGCGGCGAGTTTCTTCCAACGCCTTGGTCGACTCAGAACTCGCCCGAACCGGTCTGCAGCGTATGCATATGTCCCACCGTATCTCCTTGACGCGCTCAACTCGATGGCCAACAAATATACTGGCCAATGGATTGACAGAGCAACATTTGAAGAGTATGTTAGTTCGGGATACATTGACGCGTCGACACCCGGATCATTCGACTGGCGATACTCGGCTGTCGAAGCCTACGATCACGTCGAAAAACGAGCAAAGAGTGCACCATCAGATGATCAGCCAGCAATACGGGAGACAGGCTGGAAACGCATTGAACGTCACTTCTTCCACAACCACGAGAAGGAACTTACTGAGGCTGATCTGAAACGATTATATGGTGTTGCAGGTACGCCACTTTTGGATTCGCTCCAAACTTATCGCGGTGACAGCATACAGACAGTAGTTTATAACAACCAGTCACAGACGCTTCAGACATACAGTATCCCACATCTGCTCCGTCATGGGGATGTCTCGTTCCATTCGAAAGACGAGTTTCTTTCTATCCTTCCAGAGCAGTTGCATAACCAGGTATCACGGCTGGAACCATACAGTAGTGGCTACTGTCTCTATCAGGGAGGGTATGAAGACGAAACAGATACTACGGACGAAGAGCAGTTGACTGGACGGTTGGTTACCTACAAAGCAACTGGTGAACTGTATTCGTTATTAAGTGATGTCTCACGGGATATTCGAACACCGAAAGTCTGCACTGGACTCGAAATCGAGACAGAGCCGAGCGTCAGCGGTCTCGATTTACTAAAGGGGGGCCTCTCGGATACTGAAGTTCTTTGTTATCCGTTGGAGGGCCACGTCTCCCAGATACAAAACCAGTATTCGCTCGGTCCGTTTGGATTTATTTATCCACTGTATTACACGGAAGGAGATGCAGCAGTAGCATTCAGCCACGATGCCCTGTATTTACACTGTCGCGTCCAAGATCGGATCGAGGCCGAATCAAATACGATTGATGAGGTGCTTGATTTTTGA